One part of the Microlunatus elymi genome encodes these proteins:
- a CDS encoding DUF6247 family protein yields the protein MSAQSHDPRPTWPDKTPAGIRACLLPEDLDEFDAEFHQVMSEATASYDLNGVNDFVQRWYPVAVSSLDPQSHRRMLETARKLNAGEHVPTEPWEETRRRLGI from the coding sequence ATGTCAGCGCAGTCGCACGACCCGCGGCCGACTTGGCCGGACAAGACTCCGGCTGGAATACGCGCATGTCTGCTGCCGGAAGACCTGGACGAGTTCGATGCCGAGTTTCATCAGGTGATGAGCGAAGCGACCGCGTCGTACGACCTGAACGGCGTCAACGACTTCGTTCAGCGGTGGTATCCGGTTGCGGTGTCGTCGCTGGACCCGCAGTCGCATCGCCGAATGCTCGAGACGGCGCGCAAGCTGAATGCCGGCGAACACGTTCCGACAGAACCGTGGGAAGAGACGCGTCGACGGCTCGGAATATAG
- a CDS encoding 4Fe-4S binding protein, with amino-acid sequence MSDLPASTNDVDHGAIKLIEENCTSCMICARECPSWCISIDSHTEPIADLPPGARERTTNVLDRFAIDWSLCMFCGICVEECPFDALEWAAEPVAGQPSPAGLVHEIEDLR; translated from the coding sequence ATGAGTGATCTGCCGGCGTCGACCAACGATGTTGATCATGGCGCGATCAAGCTGATCGAGGAGAACTGCACCTCCTGCATGATCTGTGCTCGCGAGTGTCCCAGTTGGTGCATCAGCATCGACTCCCACACCGAGCCGATTGCGGATCTGCCGCCGGGGGCGCGGGAGCGGACGACGAACGTGCTCGATCGCTTCGCCATCGACTGGTCGCTGTGCATGTTCTGCGGGATCTGCGTCGAGGAGTGCCCGTTCGACGCCCTGGAGTGGGCAGCCGAACCGGTCGCCGGTCAGCCGAGCCCGGCCGGCCTCGTACACGAGATCGAGGATCTGCGCTGA
- a CDS encoding IclR family transcriptional regulator encodes MSDRKLPDEATDGSASKQTSSLKRGLAALELVAQAGERGVTVTEVAAQLGLDKSSGSRILATLREAGYVRQDLDRRYLSTPQLAKLAHRRPGVQDVAALARDRLELLHAIHDEAIHLAVVNGGEMLFLDYLQTTKAVRTEIPMVPRPIHEVAVGIAVLAAVDHDERAQLMRESMAVEDVRLSRSERVELSAQIERAQELGWATIEHGDDITRVAVALVDADARPIGAICMSGPSYRIDPVLDSIAADTIAAAADISALLPR; translated from the coding sequence ATGTCCGACAGGAAGCTCCCCGACGAGGCGACGGACGGCTCGGCCAGCAAGCAGACCTCCTCCCTGAAGCGTGGACTGGCCGCCCTCGAACTGGTCGCCCAGGCCGGCGAACGCGGCGTCACCGTCACCGAGGTCGCAGCACAGCTGGGTCTGGACAAGTCATCCGGATCACGGATCCTGGCTACCCTGCGGGAGGCGGGTTACGTCCGCCAGGATCTCGATCGCCGCTATCTGTCGACCCCGCAGCTGGCCAAGCTCGCCCACCGACGTCCCGGTGTCCAGGACGTTGCGGCGTTGGCGCGTGATCGTCTGGAACTGCTGCACGCAATCCACGACGAGGCCATCCACCTGGCCGTGGTGAACGGCGGCGAGATGCTGTTCCTGGACTACCTGCAGACCACCAAGGCGGTCCGCACCGAGATCCCGATGGTGCCTCGGCCGATTCATGAGGTGGCGGTCGGGATCGCGGTGCTGGCCGCAGTTGATCATGACGAACGAGCCCAGCTGATGCGCGAGTCGATGGCGGTCGAGGACGTCCGGCTGAGCCGTAGCGAACGGGTCGAACTGTCCGCCCAGATCGAACGGGCTCAGGAACTCGGCTGGGCGACCATCGAACACGGCGACGACATCACCCGGGTCGCGGTAGCTCTGGTCGATGCGGACGCCCGGCCGATCGGTGCCATCTGCATGTCCGGTCCGAGCTACCGGATCGATCCGGTGCTGGACTCGATCGCGGCCGACACCATCGCCGCCGCCGCGGACATCAGCGCCCTGCTCCCCCGCTGA
- a CDS encoding protein-tyrosine phosphatase family protein, with product MKTRTLVVCRERQLMWDLDAETASCDDPDHDHQQHELHVHHDPVRLPDGTVITAVSYDPGHPYDRELPPDFGLYLDQRWQPPWHHDHLAWPDFDVPDDNEQVRSALESLIKRARAGLRVELGCVGGHGRTGTALAVAAVLTGLDPAGAVGWVRTTYCPAAVETPAQEDFVARWRF from the coding sequence GTGAAGACGCGGACGCTGGTCGTCTGTCGCGAGCGGCAGCTGATGTGGGATCTCGACGCCGAAACGGCCAGCTGCGACGATCCGGACCATGATCACCAGCAGCATGAACTGCACGTCCATCACGATCCGGTTCGTCTTCCGGACGGCACCGTGATCACCGCGGTCTCCTACGACCCCGGCCATCCCTACGACCGGGAACTGCCACCGGACTTCGGCCTCTATCTCGATCAGCGCTGGCAGCCGCCTTGGCACCATGATCATCTCGCTTGGCCGGACTTCGATGTGCCGGACGACAACGAGCAGGTCCGATCGGCGCTGGAGTCCTTGATCAAACGTGCCCGCGCCGGTCTGCGGGTGGAACTCGGGTGCGTCGGTGGGCACGGCCGCACCGGCACCGCCCTGGCCGTTGCCGCAGTGCTGACCGGACTCGATCCGGCAGGAGCTGTCGGATGGGTTCGAACGACTTATTGTCCGGCTGCGGTGGAGACTCCGGCGCAGGAGGATTTTGTTGCCCGTTGGCGATTCTGA
- a CDS encoding NAD-dependent epimerase/dehydratase family protein: MKIMITGAQGRLGRVVTRTAADLGHQVLACDRVAPDGVVDLGGPVETVRLDVADFDAVRDAISGIDAVVHCAAITQPLDHPWHQVHSQNVIGSYNVLLAAALEGVERVTAMSSVNAVGGVFSRSPRFDYFPVDTAHPSYAEDPYSLSKLILEEQARSVARRFPQTAIACLRLHALQDREPRLAAVRSRPDRAAADLWGYTPIEDAARLCLTVIDSDLSGAEVFYAVARQTASEVPSEELHRRYFPQVPLRRPLRGHDSFYDSSVAAERFGWDA; the protein is encoded by the coding sequence ATGAAGATCATGATCACCGGGGCGCAGGGGCGGCTCGGCCGTGTGGTCACCCGTACGGCCGCCGACCTCGGACACCAGGTGCTGGCCTGCGATCGGGTTGCCCCGGACGGCGTCGTCGATCTCGGCGGCCCGGTCGAGACCGTACGGCTCGATGTCGCCGACTTCGATGCGGTACGGGACGCGATCAGCGGGATCGATGCCGTCGTGCACTGCGCGGCGATAACCCAACCGCTCGATCACCCCTGGCACCAGGTGCACAGCCAGAACGTCATCGGCTCCTACAACGTGCTGCTGGCCGCTGCCCTCGAGGGCGTCGAACGGGTGACCGCGATGTCGAGCGTGAACGCCGTCGGCGGTGTCTTCAGCCGCAGTCCGCGATTCGACTACTTCCCTGTGGACACAGCACATCCGAGCTACGCCGAGGACCCGTACAGCCTGTCGAAGCTGATCCTCGAGGAGCAGGCTCGGTCCGTCGCCCGGCGATTCCCGCAAACCGCGATCGCCTGCCTGCGGCTACATGCCTTGCAGGACAGGGAACCCCGGCTCGCGGCCGTCCGGAGCCGACCCGATCGAGCCGCCGCGGACCTGTGGGGCTACACACCGATCGAGGATGCCGCTCGGCTGTGTCTGACAGTGATCGACTCCGACCTGAGCGGAGCCGAGGTGTTCTACGCCGTTGCCCGGCAAACGGCCAGCGAGGTGCCGAGCGAGGAACTGCATCGGCGCTACTTTCCGCAGGTGCCGTTGCGGCGTCCACTCCGAGGGCATGATTCCTTCTACGACTCGTCAGTGGCCGCCGAACGATTCGGCTGGGACGCTTGA
- a CDS encoding four-carbon acid sugar kinase family protein → MKTIVLDDDPTGTQSATGVKVLLDSDADLLTAALTEADSVYVQTNSRALHEDAAIGLVRRIRHDGEEAARRLDDSVRFVLRGDSTLRGHVFAETEQFLHDDAVMIFVPAFPAGGRTTRDGVHYVRIGDQEVPAGQTEYAQDPVFGFSTGNLADYVREKSTRTPVPVDLAAVRTGELTKIMINSEPGSVILPDVVDQDDIEAIARAIDDAEAQGRTVVIRSAAPLAAALAGVTSTGLLDRPLISEPAPTLLVCGSHTAGATAQLGEVIKVWGDPAVVDTDRALQQPEVAGRAVAEIASRQLDRRQLAIIASDRIRRSTDSTLDHGEKVMTALTTAVDQLGDRADVVIAKGGITSAEVARTGLGARSAMVLGQVLTGVSVWQLESRSGRSIRYVVVPGNVGGPETLIDVLAALGLTGH, encoded by the coding sequence GTGAAGACGATCGTTCTGGATGATGACCCGACGGGCACGCAGTCGGCGACCGGCGTCAAGGTGTTGCTGGACAGCGATGCCGACCTGTTGACGGCGGCATTGACCGAAGCCGACAGCGTGTACGTACAGACCAACAGCCGTGCCCTGCACGAGGACGCCGCGATTGGGTTGGTACGGCGGATACGCCACGACGGTGAGGAAGCTGCGCGCCGACTCGACGACTCGGTGCGGTTCGTGCTGCGCGGCGACTCGACGTTGCGCGGACACGTGTTTGCCGAGACCGAGCAGTTCCTTCACGACGACGCGGTGATGATCTTCGTGCCGGCGTTTCCGGCCGGCGGCCGGACCACCCGCGACGGCGTGCACTACGTACGGATCGGTGATCAGGAGGTGCCGGCGGGTCAGACCGAGTATGCGCAGGATCCTGTTTTCGGTTTCTCCACAGGGAATCTGGCCGACTACGTACGGGAGAAGTCGACCAGGACGCCGGTCCCGGTCGACCTGGCCGCAGTACGAACCGGTGAGCTGACCAAGATCATGATCAACTCCGAGCCGGGCTCGGTGATCCTGCCGGATGTTGTTGATCAAGACGACATCGAGGCGATCGCCCGGGCGATCGACGACGCCGAGGCACAAGGGCGGACCGTGGTGATCAGATCCGCCGCACCGCTGGCCGCGGCGCTGGCCGGCGTCACCAGCACCGGACTGCTCGATCGGCCCTTGATCAGCGAGCCGGCGCCGACCCTTTTGGTCTGCGGATCGCACACCGCCGGAGCCACCGCCCAGCTCGGCGAAGTGATCAAGGTCTGGGGCGATCCGGCCGTGGTCGACACCGATCGAGCGTTGCAGCAGCCCGAGGTGGCAGGGCGTGCGGTGGCCGAGATCGCTTCCAGGCAACTGGATCGCCGGCAGCTGGCGATCATCGCGAGTGATCGGATCCGGCGCTCCACCGACTCCACTCTTGATCATGGCGAGAAGGTGATGACGGCGCTGACCACCGCCGTTGATCAACTCGGGGACCGGGCCGACGTGGTGATCGCCAAGGGTGGCATCACCTCGGCGGAGGTGGCGAGGACCGGTCTTGGTGCGCGTTCGGCGATGGTGCTCGGCCAGGTGCTCACCGGTGTCTCGGTGTGGCAGCTGGAGAGCCGCAGCGGCCGATCGATCCGCTACGTGGTGGTGCCGGGCAACGTCGGCGGACCGGAAACTCTGATCGACGTGCTGGCGGCGCTGGGACTGACCGGGCACTGA
- a CDS encoding 2-oxoacid:ferredoxin oxidoreductase subunit beta, whose translation MSVEIKTTTNGHRNGDHGPSGLAGVPLALEPLNRKDFTSDQEVRWCPGCGDYAVLSAFQGFMPEAGIKRENTVIISGIGCSSRFPYYVDSYGMHSIHGRAPAIATGVATARPDLGVWVVTGDGDALSIGGNHLIHALRRNVNFTILLFNNRIYGLTKGQYSPTSELGKITKSTPMGSLDNPFNPLSLALGAEATFVARTIDSDRKHLTAMLKAAADHRGASFIEIYQNCPIFNDDAFSAVKEKDSKAEAIIPLTHGEPILFGVDNRLGVVRDRQTGEVMVAEVAEVGLENVLVHDEHNPDPTYAFALSRLTTPGVLERAPIGIFRSVGAPVYDDLARDQVAEAQQKPHDSDALQQLISGKDTWTVA comes from the coding sequence GTGAGCGTCGAGATCAAGACCACCACCAACGGTCACCGCAATGGTGATCATGGACCGTCCGGCCTGGCCGGGGTGCCACTGGCGCTGGAACCGCTGAACCGCAAGGACTTCACCAGTGATCAAGAAGTCCGCTGGTGCCCGGGCTGCGGCGACTATGCGGTGTTGTCGGCGTTCCAGGGTTTCATGCCCGAGGCCGGCATCAAACGCGAGAACACCGTGATCATCTCCGGCATCGGATGTTCCTCGCGATTCCCTTACTACGTTGACTCGTACGGGATGCACTCGATCCACGGTCGGGCGCCGGCCATCGCCACCGGCGTGGCCACCGCTCGTCCCGATCTTGGTGTCTGGGTGGTGACCGGTGACGGCGACGCGCTGTCGATCGGTGGCAACCACCTGATCCACGCGCTGCGCCGCAACGTGAACTTCACCATCCTGTTGTTCAACAACCGGATCTACGGTCTGACCAAGGGCCAGTACTCGCCGACCTCGGAGTTGGGCAAGATCACCAAGTCGACGCCGATGGGGTCGCTGGACAACCCGTTCAACCCGTTGTCGCTGGCGCTCGGTGCGGAGGCGACCTTCGTCGCGCGGACCATCGATTCGGACCGCAAGCATCTGACCGCGATGCTGAAGGCTGCCGCCGATCATCGTGGGGCGTCGTTCATCGAGATCTACCAGAATTGCCCGATCTTCAACGACGACGCGTTTTCGGCGGTGAAGGAGAAGGACAGCAAGGCCGAGGCGATCATCCCGCTGACTCACGGCGAGCCGATCCTGTTCGGCGTCGACAACCGGCTGGGTGTTGTCCGTGATCGGCAGACCGGCGAGGTCATGGTCGCGGAGGTGGCCGAAGTGGGTCTGGAGAACGTGCTGGTGCACGACGAGCACAACCCCGATCCGACCTACGCGTTCGCACTGTCCCGACTGACCACGCCGGGGGTGCTGGAGCGGGCACCGATCGGCATCTTCCGCAGCGTCGGCGCGCCGGTGTACGACGATCTCGCCCGGGACCAGGTGGCCGAGGCGCAGCAGAAGCCGCACGACAGCGACGCGCTGCAGCAATTGATCAGCGGCAAGGACACCTGGACCGTCGCTTGA
- a CDS encoding phosphotransferase family protein, translating into MARMSDWPNSSVRERHAAVSTSPDVLRSLVRRATGDDLDQVARIVEGYDNEVYRVRTRSGQRVFVRIRRFGGGLESAKCEARMIERARSVGVPGPEILLLDQVRIDATDYPVMVQRGVPGRALIETYGTLTREQRRRSLSELGSLIARLNSLRADADWRDGFRTEIGNRRDERAAVLSAGFGSDEFAAMITALEGYVDHSSDGHAAMCHGDLGPRHIFLDPDGSISGVIDFGDTHPAAPLHDLAVLRVRGSGVGGAGLDLAPVLTGYGALTTPDFRRRLDLHTLMISLSSLGIGVDEGDEACIFRETARIRTLLKEIRR; encoded by the coding sequence ATGGCCCGCATGTCGGACTGGCCGAACAGCTCTGTGCGGGAGCGGCACGCGGCGGTGTCCACCTCGCCGGACGTGTTGAGATCGTTGGTTCGCCGAGCCACCGGTGATGATCTTGATCAAGTCGCCCGCATCGTCGAGGGCTACGACAACGAGGTCTACCGGGTACGGACCCGGTCGGGACAGCGGGTGTTCGTCCGGATCAGGCGCTTCGGCGGTGGGCTGGAGAGCGCCAAGTGTGAAGCCCGCATGATCGAGCGTGCCCGCAGCGTCGGCGTGCCCGGACCGGAGATCCTGCTGCTGGACCAGGTCAGGATCGACGCCACGGACTATCCGGTGATGGTGCAGCGCGGCGTACCCGGCCGCGCCCTGATCGAGACATACGGCACCCTCACCCGGGAGCAGCGTCGGCGTTCTCTCAGCGAACTCGGATCCTTGATCGCACGACTCAACAGTCTCCGGGCCGACGCCGACTGGCGGGACGGATTCCGAACGGAGATAGGAAATCGGCGCGACGAACGGGCGGCGGTGCTCTCCGCCGGGTTTGGTTCCGACGAGTTCGCAGCCATGATCACCGCGCTGGAGGGGTACGTCGATCACTCATCAGATGGGCACGCCGCCATGTGTCACGGCGACCTCGGACCGCGGCACATCTTCTTGGATCCGGACGGCTCGATCTCCGGAGTGATCGACTTCGGCGACACCCATCCGGCCGCCCCGCTGCACGACCTCGCAGTGCTTCGCGTCAGGGGATCAGGTGTCGGCGGAGCAGGTCTGGATCTGGCGCCCGTGCTGACCGGCTACGGCGCCCTGACCACGCCGGACTTCCGACGTCGTCTCGATCTGCACACGCTGATGATTTCGCTGTCCTCATTGGGCATCGGCGTCGATGAGGGCGACGAGGCCTGCATCTTCCGGGAGACCGCGAGGATCCGTACCCTGCTGAAAGAAATCAGGAGGTAG
- a CDS encoding NADH-quinone oxidoreductase subunit B, whose translation MQFWDWYGDGSTYVVDIGLACCTLEFEAAAGARTAVDLTPEEVPPHSRVVVVVSGTVTDRLTDPVLAIIDRVRRAVPEAKVVSFGACASAGGPYWDSYAVTKGIDQLTPVDAYVPGCPPPPDALNRTVAELTERADV comes from the coding sequence ATGCAGTTCTGGGACTGGTACGGCGACGGGTCGACCTACGTGGTCGACATCGGGCTGGCCTGCTGCACCCTCGAATTCGAGGCGGCCGCCGGCGCTCGGACCGCGGTCGATCTGACGCCGGAGGAAGTGCCGCCACATTCTCGTGTCGTGGTGGTTGTTTCCGGCACGGTCACCGACCGGCTGACCGATCCAGTGCTGGCCATCATCGACCGGGTACGCCGTGCGGTGCCCGAGGCCAAGGTCGTCTCCTTCGGGGCCTGCGCCTCGGCCGGTGGCCCGTACTGGGACTCGTACGCGGTGACCAAAGGCATCGACCAACTCACCCCAGTCGACGCCTACGTCCCGGGCTGCCCGCCGCCACCGGACGCCTTGAACCGGACCGTCGCCGAGCTCACCGAGCGCGCCGATGTCTGA
- the rarD gene encoding EamA family transporter RarD, with product MSKDQTQRGILYGLGAYGIWGLVPLFWNLVKSASALEILAMRMVWSLVFAIVLALIVLPRGWFRKVATRRNLFMLAAAAVLVSVNWGVYIWATTHGHVTETALGYYINPIFSILVGVFVLHERLRRWQWLAVGIAAAAVVVLTVEYGQLPWIALTLAVSFGTYGLLKNLVHKGAVETLVIESGFMFLPATAYLVFLQVTGGLTFGHQGWVHSLLLAAGGLVTLIPLLLFAAAATRIPLSTIGLLQYITPTTQFLLGVLYFGEQMPPGRWIGFGLVWIALMILTVGTLITVRQRRRNTAQVTRAAEQITEPS from the coding sequence TTGTCGAAGGACCAAACTCAACGCGGGATCCTTTACGGGCTTGGCGCCTACGGCATCTGGGGCCTGGTGCCGTTGTTCTGGAACCTGGTCAAGAGCGCCTCCGCGCTGGAGATCCTGGCGATGCGGATGGTCTGGTCGCTGGTGTTCGCGATCGTGCTGGCGCTGATCGTGTTGCCGCGCGGCTGGTTCCGCAAGGTCGCAACCCGACGCAACCTGTTCATGTTGGCGGCAGCGGCCGTCCTGGTGTCGGTCAACTGGGGTGTCTACATCTGGGCGACCACCCACGGCCACGTGACCGAGACGGCACTGGGCTATTACATCAACCCGATCTTCTCGATCTTGGTCGGCGTCTTCGTTCTGCATGAACGGCTGCGTCGCTGGCAGTGGCTCGCGGTTGGCATCGCCGCCGCAGCCGTGGTCGTGCTCACCGTGGAATACGGTCAGCTGCCCTGGATCGCACTCACCCTGGCGGTCAGCTTCGGCACCTACGGACTGCTGAAGAACCTTGTCCACAAGGGCGCGGTCGAGACGCTGGTGATCGAGTCCGGCTTCATGTTCCTGCCGGCGACGGCGTACTTGGTCTTCCTGCAGGTCACCGGTGGGCTGACCTTCGGCCACCAGGGCTGGGTGCACAGCCTGCTGCTGGCCGCCGGTGGGCTGGTCACCCTGATCCCGCTGCTGCTCTTTGCCGCCGCAGCGACCCGGATCCCGTTGAGCACCATCGGCCTGTTGCAATACATCACCCCGACAACGCAGTTCCTGCTCGGCGTGCTCTACTTCGGCGAGCAGATGCCGCCCGGTCGTTGGATCGGCTTCGGCCTGGTCTGGATCGCCCTGATGATCTTGACCGTCGGCACGTTGATCACCGTACGCCAACGGCGCCGTAACACGGCCCAGGTGACCCGAGCCGCCGAGCAGATCACCGAGCCGAGCTGA
- a CDS encoding NADH-quinone oxidoreductase subunit C translates to MSDFTERARTHADGPEVVDESGTQQAAPNPLDDELRKIDPTDWRTAVAAAKQDGYCFFDWLGAVDQIGRANTFEVVLRLVDRGEAGPRAIRLRTSVPREDPRLDSIADIFAGAGWHERESAELFAITFTGGDPRRLLLADDFVGAPLRKDAVLAARSGVDWPGAKEPGGAPSRRRMVPPGVPEPEVWGDRDPSAAEPDPAEVAESAVGGRVRRRRTGSGGRGPVLRRARDPWGGSPGVGDE, encoded by the coding sequence ATGTCTGACTTCACCGAACGGGCGAGAACCCACGCCGATGGGCCTGAGGTTGTCGATGAATCGGGAACGCAACAGGCCGCACCCAACCCTCTTGACGACGAGCTCCGAAAGATCGACCCGACCGACTGGCGTACGGCGGTGGCCGCGGCGAAGCAGGACGGCTACTGCTTCTTCGACTGGCTCGGTGCGGTTGACCAGATCGGCCGCGCCAACACCTTTGAGGTGGTCTTGCGGTTGGTCGATCGGGGCGAGGCCGGGCCGCGGGCGATCCGACTCCGTACGTCCGTCCCCCGCGAGGATCCGCGCCTGGACAGCATCGCCGACATCTTCGCCGGTGCGGGCTGGCACGAGCGCGAGTCGGCCGAGCTGTTCGCGATCACGTTCACCGGCGGCGACCCGAGGCGACTGCTGCTGGCCGACGACTTCGTCGGCGCACCGCTGCGCAAGGACGCCGTACTCGCCGCTCGCTCGGGGGTCGACTGGCCGGGCGCCAAGGAGCCCGGTGGTGCGCCGAGTCGGCGGCGGATGGTGCCGCCCGGGGTACCGGAACCGGAGGTCTGGGGCGATCGCGATCCGTCCGCGGCTGAGCCCGATCCGGCCGAGGTGGCCGAGTCCGCGGTGGGTGGGCGGGTTCGTCGCAGGAGAACGGGTTCGGGTGGGCGAGGTCCGGTCCTTCGACGGGCTCGGGACCCTTGGGGCGGATCCCCGGGAGTGGGCGATGAGTGA
- a CDS encoding 2-oxoacid:acceptor oxidoreductase subunit alpha, whose amino-acid sequence MSSATSDREVNGNQVLTLDRVVIRFAGDSGDGMQLTGDRFTAETAIFGNDISTLPNFPAEIRAPAGTIPGVSSFQLHFANYDIVTPGDRPDVLVAMNPAALKANVGDLVRGGVIIADTADFTKRNLAKVGYASNPLEDDSLADYQVHAFDLTGMTTEAVKEFGLTRKDAGRSKNMFALGLLSWLYHRPTEGTVSFLESKFATKPDIRDANIKAFQTGYAFGETTEVFAYSYEVAPAPMPKGTYRQVSGNLALAYGLIAGAHKAGLPLFLGAYPITPASDVLHELSKHKRFGVTTFQAEDEIAGVGAALGASFAGHLGVTTSSGPGIALKMETIGLAVMTELPLIVCDIQRAGPSTGMPTKTEQADLLQVLFGRNGEAPVPVLAAQSPSDCFDIAVEAARIAVKYRTPVIVLSDGYLANGAEPWQVPDLSAIEPIDPDFATGPNVTKDGQEIFHPYHRDPQTLARPWAIPGTAGLEHRIGGIEKSKETGNISYDPANHDEMVRIRQAKIDGIVQDIPDIEVDDPSGDADVLVLGWGSTFGPITAAVRRVRATGRQIAQAHLRHLNPFPANLGQVLKSYRRVIVPEMNLGQLALLLRGTYLVDVHSYSRVRGLPISLSELAIDLQTEIDELAQSQSPDRSNTSVGANA is encoded by the coding sequence TTGTCCTCAGCAACTTCCGACCGCGAGGTCAACGGCAACCAGGTGTTGACCCTGGACCGCGTCGTTATTCGCTTCGCCGGCGACTCAGGCGACGGCATGCAGCTCACCGGCGACCGCTTCACCGCTGAGACCGCGATCTTCGGCAACGACATCTCGACCCTGCCGAACTTCCCGGCCGAGATCCGGGCTCCTGCCGGGACCATTCCGGGTGTCTCCAGCTTCCAGCTGCACTTCGCCAACTACGACATCGTCACCCCCGGCGATCGACCGGACGTGCTGGTCGCGATGAACCCGGCCGCGTTGAAGGCCAACGTCGGTGATCTTGTCCGTGGCGGCGTGATCATCGCCGACACCGCGGACTTTACCAAGCGCAACCTGGCCAAGGTGGGCTATGCATCCAATCCGCTGGAGGACGACTCGCTGGCCGACTACCAGGTGCACGCCTTCGATCTGACCGGGATGACCACCGAGGCGGTCAAGGAGTTCGGCCTCACGCGCAAGGACGCCGGTCGCAGCAAGAACATGTTCGCTCTCGGTCTGCTCTCCTGGCTGTATCACCGGCCCACTGAGGGCACGGTTTCCTTCCTGGAAAGCAAATTCGCCACCAAACCGGATATCCGCGACGCCAACATCAAGGCGTTCCAGACCGGGTACGCGTTCGGCGAGACCACCGAGGTGTTCGCCTACAGCTACGAGGTCGCGCCGGCTCCGATGCCGAAGGGCACCTACCGGCAGGTCTCCGGCAACCTGGCCCTGGCGTACGGGTTGATCGCCGGTGCCCACAAGGCGGGCTTGCCGCTGTTCCTCGGCGCCTACCCGATCACACCGGCCTCCGATGTGCTGCACGAGTTGAGCAAGCACAAGCGTTTCGGCGTGACCACGTTCCAGGCCGAGGACGAGATCGCCGGCGTCGGCGCCGCGTTGGGTGCCAGCTTCGCCGGGCATCTGGGTGTCACCACCAGCTCCGGTCCGGGCATTGCGCTGAAGATGGAGACCATCGGTCTGGCCGTGATGACCGAGTTGCCGTTGATCGTCTGCGACATCCAACGCGCCGGACCGTCCACCGGTATGCCGACCAAGACCGAGCAGGCCGACCTGCTGCAGGTGCTGTTCGGCCGCAACGGCGAGGCGCCGGTGCCGGTGCTGGCCGCACAGTCCCCCTCGGACTGCTTCGACATCGCGGTGGAGGCGGCCCGGATCGCGGTCAAGTACCGGACCCCGGTGATCGTCCTGTCCGACGGCTACCTGGCCAACGGCGCCGAACCGTGGCAGGTCCCTGACCTGTCGGCGATCGAGCCGATCGATCCGGATTTCGCCACCGGCCCGAATGTGACCAAGGACGGTCAGGAGATCTTCCACCCCTACCATCGCGATCCGCAGACGCTGGCGCGGCCGTGGGCGATCCCCGGGACCGCCGGACTGGAGCATCGGATCGGCGGCATCGAGAAGTCCAAGGAGACCGGCAACATCTCCTACGACCCGGCCAACCACGACGAGATGGTGCGGATCCGCCAGGCCAAGATCGACGGCATCGTGCAGGACATCCCCGACATCGAGGTGGACGACCCGAGCGGTGACGCCGACGTGCTGGTGCTGGGCTGGGGTTCGACCTTCGGCCCGATCACTGCCGCGGTACGCCGGGTCCGCGCGACCGGCCGGCAGATCGCACAGGCACATCTGCGGCATCTCAACCCGTTCCCGGCCAACCTCGGCCAGGTGCTGAAGAGCTACCGACGAGTGATCGTGCCGGAGATGAATCTCGGCCAGTTGGCGCTGCTGCTGCGCGGCACCTACCTGGTCGACGTGCATTCCTATTCTCGAGTACGTGGGTTGCCGATTTCCCTGTCGGAGTTGGCCATTGACCTGCAGACCGAGATCGACGAACTGGCCCAGAGCCAGTCACCCGATCGAAGCAATACATCCGTGGGAGCGAACGCGTGA